TGAATGTTCTCCAGGGGTTTACTCCATATCTAGCGGGTTTAATTCCATCCAAATTTTGCTAAACCCAACGTGTTCATTGGTTGATGAGTTTAAATTGTGGTACGTAATAAAAAAtgcaagttttttaaaaatatgttattaaattGGACTCTAAAGTAAAATTATGTCTTTTTATCTATGTAGTCTTCCTGATGATTCACTTGCTATTACAAACAAGGATAGTAGCCAATGGAGTGTTGCTAGTGCTACATCTGTTCGTGCCCGGTTTTTTGTTCTTAATGAGAGGCTAACAATAAGAGATATCGTTGACAGTACTCTGGTTAGACgtacactatttttttttttttaaatgtaaattattaattttaataatccTACTAACATGCTGTTGTCTTGAGTAGGTTGGAACTTTTGTCACCTTGGGGACTATTGAAAACATAGATACTGAGCGTGGTTGGCAATATCTAAGTTGCAAATACCACAACAAAAAAGTTATGCCTACAACCAATGTTGATGATGACAACCGTCCCTTGTTCTACTGTAATACATGTGATAAAGAACACATTGATGTCATTCCGAGGTATTTCATTGAACGCGTACATAATTAAGTATTCTGGTTTTtgttatatgatgtataattatgGTGTACGTTATCCAGtaattactaaatattaaacttttattgGTAACTCaggtttaaattaattgtcCACGTTAAAGATGATACCGGTGAGgcaaattttcttttgtttgatggcAATGCTCAAGTGCTTGTGCGTCGTTCTGCCGCTGAACTCTATGATGAGGTACcgtcaaatttaaataaaagaggAAATTATTACTATATGTATAAATTAGAGTCCTCACTTTTCCCTTTTTACTTGTAGAATCTAGATGAAGACTTGTTACCAGAAGCTGTTAGCGACCTTTTTGGCAAGAGAATCCTTTTTGAGGTTTCAGTGGATGCTGATAACATCAAAGGAAAGAGCTCTCATTATGTTGTTCGAATTGCTACTGCTGATCGTGAACTGATTGAGGAATTTGCTGCTTTGCCAGTTAAACAGGTATTGTTCTCATTCGTCTGTATAGTTCAGCTAATTCTTACATTATCGTAATACTGATCGGTTAAACTTTTTCCTTCTAGGTCCTAATGCTGCAGTCTTCATATGATATTTCTTCTGGTTCAGGTGGTTTATCAGGAACTCCAttgtctaaaagaaaaagccaagaTGAACAACAGAGTAGCCTAGAGGATCAACATTCCGTGAACAAGaaactttttctaaagaaaGTCAAGGGAGAGTAACATAGCTAATGTTACCGATACCTAATCAGACGTATCTTTCTACTATCgtggttttgtttttctttttattttttatgaaactgTTTTACGAATATTGCATTATATCATTGAGGTTCTTACTATTTTTCTATCCAAGgattggataaatcttactattcatggtttaatatttagttagtaCGAGATTCAACTTGAAGATTGAAGATTTACAAcgctattaaaatatgaaatttttgaacttttgtaTGAATTAATAATGCTATACACGGTTGTTTCAATCTAAGTATCCATTGTTTACACGGATGTGATCATATAAATGTTTGATGTGAATTATATTTTGCGGTTGATTACATTTGCATATACATGCGTTCAAAAGAAATTTAATCGATTGACATTCATAAAGGTTTAAGAAAAACTTGAACCGGTTTAGTGTGTTCATTTTTTCTAATGAACTTAGCCCATGAGTTATATCGCCCTTACTACAAAATAAAGCCCAAATAGTAAAAATGAGAAATGACAAAAagtaattttgataaaatttgaCGGGGTCCAGTTGTCATGTGAAAAGTCACGACCCTTCGATTCTCCTTCTTCTATATAAACTGTACACTGACCGAGAAACTTCCCAAATCTATCATTTCTCTTCTTCGTAAGCTTTTGTCTCGCCAACTATTACTCAAGTGAGTTCTCTTTCTCTTTAGGGTTTCGTTTACTGTCTATGATAAACGATAGATcgatttttaaatatagtggTTTTGCGTTAGGTTTTGTAGCCATCATTTCTATTTACCATTATATTTCGTTATTTATTTTTCGATTATAGGATGTATATATCGTTGGTAATCAATATGAAAAACAGTAGATCGATTCACAAAGAGAaaggaatttagataggttttgTAGCCACGATATACAGATTTCTTCTCTAGATTATCTATGTTGATCTTGCTAGGGTTATTATAATCGCTATTTGAATCGGTGAAAAATTGGAAAACATCATCCGGTTTATTTGTTAtagtattttttgaattttggattAGCAAGTAATCAAATGGTTATTATTGGCTGTTTCATTTCTCatccttttatttttctaaccCGTACTCTTTAAACCTAACATGCAGATCAAGATTTATATCATGGCAGGAAACAAGGATCTCAAAATTGAAGGCTCCAATGGTGGAAGACTATGGTTCAAGCGTTGAAGAGGCATTCAAGAAAGGGCGTTTGGAGACAACTCAGCATTACCGAGCCAAGCTGTTCATGTACAAGCAACTCCAACAGGGTCTCATGAAGAAACATGATGCAGAGCTTGAGGTCGAAAGGGTTGCAGGGAAATTGGAACTCATTGAAGAACTCTTCAATGAGTCTGCATTCACCGAACTCAAGGAGAAGTTGGAGTCTGATCTTGTGCTTGCTACGGCCAAGGTGGCTGATGTGGAGGTCCCGTTTATTGATTGGTACAAGTTGGGTGAACCACAGATGTTTGACTAATCTGTGCGGTTCCTCAATCTGTCcaatttaaaaactttttatgttgttttaatattatgtttaaatatttctgAACTTATTTACTGGTTTGTTAAACCAGTTTTCCCATCTTTATGGTGGGAAATTAAACTTAAGtacttatttataaataaccTATTCCGTTTTatattgtttgtgtttgttattGCATATATTACTTGTTAGATAGTCTGTTTTCAGTAGAGTTTAGTATAGGTTATTTCTATAGTTAGaagaatatatatcattttaatcatGACTTACCCATAGAAAGGATAAAGATAAGCGTGAATAGTTAGATATAGTAGTTGGACACATTGCTGCAGACTTTCACATTTCTCAAGATTTTAAAGCCaattaaacttaataatttgatatattatgaAGTTGATAATTGATTAGAATATATATTCTTGACAtactataaaatagaaattggtTAATTATAAGTTTCCGTTTTTAACATATCAAATTTTTAGTTGCATTCGaatgaaatatttaattgtCTTTAGGAAGCCTTCgataattgattattttgtCATAATcataagttaataaattttgagaTATTAGAATATAATGCGAACTATAAATACAAAGCTTTCATAGCAATTTTTGTTATCTCAAGTTTCCAGAATCTAGGTGATTGTATTGTCAAATATGCAATCGAGGTATTGTAATGATgatctttttgatatttttgaactttatcTGCAGACATGGTGAAAGACTTTGACATGTCAGTATGGACAATTTTCAagagttattaatattttccaaattaaatCGCATGCAAAAAAATGGAAACCTATGTACCTAAATTTGACagccaaaaattttaaaatcctttTACATCAAAATTACTATATCCTTGATCATTTCTTCTTTAATTCAAATATTACATTGTTCTTTTAATAGTGTCTAACTATATATAAGGAAATATTTCATCTTTGTAaagaatatcttttttttttcaactgtaaggaatatctatatataaggAAATTATAGTTTGATTGGACAAATCAAATATAATCCATTCAATTTCAACCAAGATTTCGATTCGCACCCTGTGGTTTTGTTAAATATGATTATTATTTGTACTCCAAATATCTCAAGtttattaaatatctttttctgtgtataataaattaaacttgctttttttacaaaaaatgcattaaataaatattgaagtAAAATCTAATTGAATGACTCTTAAAAGGGCAATGGAAAGGCATTTTATGGGAATCGGTGATCTTTCAATAAACATATTGTTTACTTTATCATTATCTTACCAAACCTaatatctttcttcttctccgacgTTTTCTCTCAATATTCTCTTTACCTGCACCTATTCTTTGGtaagattttattttctatctTATGTTATGAACACATGTAGATCAGCAGTTACTTATTCAGGAATCGAATCATGTTTTATTAGAATCATAATAGAAGTTCATATGTTGATTCTAGAATACATTACAATGATCCAAATAGGTTACTTGTTACTATAGTTAGAAGAATATATATCATTACAATGATATAATAAGGATTGGGATTTAGTTCACCCTTTTAAACAATTCTATAAATTTGCGGATCTgactaaataaatttgtttacttgttactttagttttgtcttttattaCATCTGAATATGTCTGACCTTTATGTTAATCCAACATGATTCGGTACATATGCAAGACAAGATCTCTCCATGGCTTTCAACAGCGACCTAAATCTAAATATACCGACGGCTGAAGAACACAGTCGCAAAGACCTTGAGGCGGCTTTCAACAATGCAATGATTGCCACTAGGGAGCGCTACCGAGGCCTGCTGTTTGTGTATCAGAACCGATTGGAACAAATCATAGCAAGGCATGATGAAGAGCGTGAAGTGTATCGCATTCTAGGTAAGTTAGAGTTACTCAAGGAACTCTTCAATCTGGCGGCTATGACGAAGGAGAAGAAGTTACTTGAGAACCAACTTGTGCTCGcaaaggagaagatggagagtatTAAGATTCCTGAAGTTGATTGGATCAGATTGGGTGAGCCACAAATGTCTGATTAAAGAATTTGCTTCAATAATCTTCCATGTTTCGAATGTTTAAGGTCATGTGATCTTTTGGCTACTTATTTCGGTTTTTATCATCTGGTTCTGTTATCCAGTTTATCGAATTATCTTATTCTGTTGAACTAAACTTATTGTTCATTTtgctaaatttatttttcatggaCATGGATCAGTGGAATATTTCAAATATGGTTTAGCCTCTTATGcaattattaaaaagttactTTACTTTCGATGTATTTATAGGATggattcggtttggttggttttGTTTCGATGTCCTTTAAGATTTTTTAGAGGATTGATGATCAGTTATACTTGGTGTAATGATAAAAAGTTCTACAACTTCACATTAGTATGCTATTTTTGTAGTTATAGAATTAATTATACAACACATGAAAAACATTAGTGGAATTATATTTACATGAATTTGTTACGATATTTGATAAAGTAAAAACaatctttttagttttcttcaATATACAGAAGAAATACGAAAACTAATTGGAATATTGTATCGTTTTTAACTGGGTGGTACTAGAATGTTTTTCAAGGTCCTTTGATTGTATTAAATAGTCTAATGTGATGGTCAACTTATGAAGGTCAATTTTAAACGGAACAATAAGAATCCGATTGTCAATTTTAAACTATCACTTAATGCGAAGTAAATTTGATCTGGGTCTTAAATATACAAGAGGCCCTTCAAAATATTCATTTCAATGTTACTAATTACTTAATGCGAAGTAAATTTGAACTGGGTCTTAAATATACAATAGGGCCTTCAAAACTGAAAACCCTAAGGTCCCATTAGTGTAAACCTAACTCTATAAATCAAGAAATTGCAAATCCTTAATCAAACGTAGCAATACTTGTTTCTTAGCTTAACATGCAGCCGGGCAAGTATAGTTGGTCAATTTCTACACAGgtttgctctctctctcgagATCCAAACATTAATGCTGAACAttacttttgaaaatttaaggATTTATGCTTTATTTTCTGTTAGGAACTATGCACATTTGATCAAACTTCACAGTCTTCGTATTGTTATGTAAGTGATTTTATTtatcacataaaatatttacatgacCTTTTACGTTTGGAGTACTTCTAGGGAATAACCTGTGGTATTATATTTTGCAGGTTTACGAAAAAGTAGAGAATCATACAGAGATTGAATTCCATCATAGACATCGATATCACAATATCATGACATTTATACACAGAGACCAATATTCATTCGAAATCAACGAAGACCAAGATAAATCCAAGTTTGTGTATTGGATGGAGAATAACAAACAAATACCTCAGGTAGTAAATGTGAAGTCTGCATTTGACGGTGGTGTTTGTAACTTTGTTTGGGATTCAAAAGCTAAATCATGGGCACCAAATATCCAGATTTGAAGTTTGCTACTATATTAAGACCTAATTTGTACAATTTATTGAATAATTGgtaaca
This genomic stretch from Raphanus sativus cultivar WK10039 chromosome 3, ASM80110v3, whole genome shotgun sequence harbors:
- the LOC108820099 gene encoding uncharacterized protein LOC108820099, producing the protein MSFYLCSLPDDSLAITNKDSSQWSVASATSVRARFFVLNERLTIRDIVDSTLVGTFVTLGTIENIDTERGWQYLSCKYHNKKVMPTTNVDDDNRPLFYCNTCDKEHIDVIPRFKLIVHVKDDTGEANFLLFDGNAQVLVRRSAAELYDENLDEDLLPEAVSDLFGKRILFEVSVDADNIKGKSSHYVVRIATADRELIEEFAALPVKQVLMLQSSYDISSGSGGLSGTPLSKRKSQDEQQSSLEDQHSVNKKLFLKKVKGE